The segment CTTCTATAAAATAGTTCCTGATGTTAAATTAGAGATTCTCCGCGCCGTAATAGAAGCCTTAACAAAAAACGACGTAGATGTCCTTGTTACCATCGGCGGCACTGGATTATCTACCACTGATATAACCGTAGAAACTCTTCGACCCATTTTTGACAAGGAAATCGAAGGATTTGGTGATGTTTTCAGATATTTAAGCTTTAAGGAAATAAAATCTTCAAGTTATTTATCCAGGGCTACCGCTGGAGTTATTGCTGGAAAAGTTATTTACTGCTTGCCCGGCTCGCCTAACGCTGTAGTTATGGCATTGGAGAAGTTGATACTGCCGGAAGTTGGACATTTAATATACATAGCTAGACGCGATATTAGGTGAGGTTATTGTCAGGAAAAATTTTTAAGAGCTTGATAAGAGCGTGCGAAGCGTGGAAGCTGATAGAAAAGAATTTATCTATTATAAAAATCTCGAAGCAAAACGTAGAGATAGATAAAGCTCCCGGGTATTTTATAGCTGAAGACGTAACTGCAGAAATCGATCTACCCCCGTTTGACAAATCAGCTGTTGATGGCTTTGCTGTGAGATCTGAAAATTTAACGAGCGCCTCTCTTTATAATCCTGCGCTCCTTCGTATCATAGGCGAAGTTAAGATAGGAAGTAAGCCTGAGATAGTTTTAAAGTCTGGCGAGGCTGCGAGAATAGACACCGGGGCACCCCTTCCCGTTGGAGCTGATGCCGTTATTGGAATCGAGGACTGTAACTTACTTGGTGAATATGTCGAGGCTACCAAGCGCGTTACGCCATACGCGAATGTCGTTAGAAAAGGTGAAGATGTTAAAAAGGGCGAAGTAGTGCTTAAGAAAGGTTCTCGTTTACATCCTTGGGATATAGCTTTACTTAAGGGACTCAGTGTTGATGCTGTTAGCGTCTTCTCACCCGTCGGTGTTGCTTTAATTTCGATAGGTAATGAGTTAGGAGATGATATTTCAATTTTAGAAAAAGGAGGAATTATCGATACGAATAAAACTCATCTACTAAATCTCCTTAGGCAATACCCTGTAAATGTTGAAGATTTTGGGATTGTAAAAGACTTAAAAGAATATATTGAAGAAGCTTTGAGCAAGGCTGCTAGCAGAAACCAGCTTATTATAACAACGGGAGGAGTATCTGTAGGCCTCAGAGATTACACCGTTAAAGTAGTGGAGACGCTCGGCGAAGTAGTTTTTCACGGCGTAGCAATCCGCCCTGGGATGCCTGTCGCGTTTGGAAAAATTGGAGAGTCGCTAGTTTTTATGTTGCCTGGAAACCCAGTTGCTGCTTACATAAACTATAAGCTTTTCGTAGAAAATGCTCTCCTATTCTTATTCAAATCTAATATTCACTCTTTTCCCATTACTGCTAAGCTTGAGAATAAGATACCATCAACAGTAGGCTATATGGAATTTGCTAGGGTAAAGCTTTTTAGAGAAAAAGAGGTGGAAGCTCGATTAGTTAGAAGAAAAGGATCTAGCATATTGTCGAGCATAGTACACTCGGATGGTGTTGTTGCTATACCTGAAGATTCCGAAGGTTTAAAGGAAGGCACGCTAGTAAAGGTTTACTTGCATACTAGACCTTGGATTGGTGTTTTATCGATGGGTGATAGGTTATGAGAAGAAAAGAGTTTAGATTTCTTATTTCAGTAGAAGAAGCTTTAGAGAAACTATACAGGTACTACAAGCCTAAACCTTTAGGCGTGGAAGAGGTAAGTATAGAACATGCGCTTGGTAGAGTACTAGCTGAGGATGCGCAAGCTTTGATTGACGTACCTCACTTTGATAGAGCTTCTATGGATGGTTACGCTGTTATAGCAGCTGACACTTTAGGTGCTGATGAGTGGAACCCGGTTAGGCTCAAATTGATCGGAAGAATAGAAGCGGGAACGGTTCCTGATATTGAAGTTATTAATGGTAAAGCTGTAGAAATTGCTACAGGCGCTGTCATGCCGAAAGGCGCAAATGCCGTAGTTATCGTTGAACATACTCGCGAAACGAATGGCTTCGTAGAAATATATACGTCTGTAGCCCCCGGCGATAACGTTTACAAAGCTGGTTCTGATATAAGCTTTGGAGAAGTAATTTTAAAAAAGGGTATTGTGCTAGGTTATAGAGAAATTGGAGTTTTAGCCTCTTTAGGTTATGAAAAAGTAAAAGTCTATGTAAAGCCTAAAGTGGCGATTATATCGACTGGAAATGAGCTTGTAAAACCGGGTTACAAGCTAGACTATGGAAAAGTTTATGATGTTAATTCGTATACTCTGGCGGCGGCAGTATGCGAAGGCGGCGGAATACCACTCTTACATAATATAGTTAGAGATGACTATGAGGAAATAAAGAACGCCATTCTCGCCGCTTTGAAAACCTCAGATATGGTTATAACATCTGGTAGTTCTTCTGCTGGAGCTGGCGATGTTATTTATAAAATTTTGGAAGAAATAGCCGATGAAGAGGACCCAGGAGTTATCGTTCATGGTTTAAAACTTAAACCTGGGAAACCTACAATAATCTCTGTAATAAGGAATAAGCCCGTTTTCGGCTTACCCGGTTATCCTCTCTCGGCTTTAATCGCTTATATTAAAGTAGTCGACCCCGTATTGCGGAAAATTTCGTTATACCCCTTTGAAGAACACCTAAGATTAAAAGCTAGGATAGCGTTTAGTTTTAAGCCTGAAAAAGGTAGGAGAAACATAGTTCCTGTATCTCTAGCTAAACGAAAAGGAGACCTCTTAGCCTTTCCGATACTTAAAGGTTCTGGAGCTATTTCCTCTTTGCTTCTAGCGGATGGGTTTATCGAAATTCCAGAGAACATAACTTATCTAGAGCAGGGATCATTATGCGAGGTAAGATTGTTTTCTAAAAACGTGAAAATTCCAGACCTTTACATTATAGGTAGTCATTGCTTAGGACTTGAATTACTCTTGTCTCTTATGCGCCAGAAAAACAAATTTGAATATAGAGTTATAAATGTAGGCTCGATGGGTGGTTTACTAGCCATAAAAAGAGGAGAAGCAGACATTGCCGGAATACATTTACTGGATGAAGAAACGGGAATTTACAATATCCCGTTTTTTGTAAAGCTTAATCTTTCACGAGACGCCGTGCTAGTCAAAGGTTACTATAGAGAACAAGGGTTTATTGTTAAAAAGAACAATCCGAAAAACATTTATAGTTTTAAAGATCTTCTCAATAAGGATATTGTATTCATTAATAGAAGTAAAGGTTCTGGAACGCGAACACTCATAGATATAAATCTTAAAAATATTGCGGTAGAAATGGGAATAAGCTTTAGCGATTTAATCCAAAAGATAAGAGGCTACAGTATTGAGGCAAAAACTCATACAGCAGTTGCAGCTGCGGTTTATTATGGCCATGTAGATGTTGGCGTTGGAGCTAGAGCCGCTGCCGAAATGTACGGTCTAGACTTTATTCCTATAACATGGGAGGAATATGATTTCCTCATTCGGAAAGCAAGCCTTAGACAATCGTCAGTTAAAGCGTTCCTTGACGTTTTGTCTAGTAAAGATTTTAAAAATATGTTAGAGAAAAAGTTGTCGGGATTCAAGGCTGATAAAGATACGGGAGAGATTATAAATATTTGATTTTTTCTTGAATACTTTAACTAGCTTTTTAATAATATCACTTGTTACTGAACATATTTGGGAAATTGAATTAAAATTCTTTTTATATTTACAATCATGCTTTAATAATGCATTAAATATTTAATGTTATGTGAAGAGCATGGGCGACAGCAATTTGAAATTCTTCTTTAGACCTGCTGCAGTTGCGATAATAGGCGCTTCTAGGGAAGAAGAAAAACCTGGACACGTTATATTAGCCAATTTTATTGAAAATAAAAGAAAAGGATTGTTTAAAGGAGAAGTATATGCTGTAAACCCTTTCGTCGATGAAGTTTTAGGTTTAAAGACTTATCCTTCTGTGCTAGACATACCTGTTCAAATAGATTTAGGCGTTATAGTCGTCCCAGCTAAAGTAGTTCCTAAAGTTATGGAAGATTGTGGCAGGAAAAAAGTGAAAGGCGTTATAATAATCTCGGCAGGATTTAGCGAGATAGGAAACGTGGAATTAGAGAAAAGAGTTAAAGAAATCGCTAAACATTACAGTGTTAGAATAATAGGTCCTAACTGTATTGGCATATATGATGCTTACGGGGGCATTGACACCTTCTTTTTGCCTATGCATAAAACCATGAAAGATGGAAAAAAGATCGTATCAACCCCTAGACCTGGAAAAGGCTATATTTCCTTGATGAGCCAAAGTGGAGCTTTTGGAACAGCCGCGCTAGATTACATGTCGGGCGAAAACATAGGTATTAGCTCTTTCGTAAGCTATGGTAATAAGGCGGATATTGATGAAGCTGATCTACTAGAATACTTTGCTGAAGATGAAAATACTCGAGCTATAATGATTTACGCAGAAAGCATCGACAGAGGGAGGAAATTTATAGACGTAGCATCTAAAGTTTCACTTCGCAAGCCAATCATCGCTTTGAAGGCGGGGAGAACAGCTGCTGGTTCCAGAGCTGCGGCTT is part of the Thermoproteales archaeon genome and harbors:
- a CDS encoding molybdenum cofactor biosynthesis protein MoaB, whose translation is IPLKHKELAPKELGFAVVVVSTSKSKELKSGKKVEDISGRKAIYLIEKDGYKVNFYKIVPDVKLEILRAVIEALTKNDVDVLVTIGGTGLSTTDITVETLRPIFDKEIEGFGDVFRYLSFKEIKSSSYLSRATAGVIAGKVIYCLPGSPNAVVMALEKLILPEVGHLIYIARRDIR
- a CDS encoding molybdopterin molybdotransferase MoeA; translation: MSGKIFKSLIRACEAWKLIEKNLSIIKISKQNVEIDKAPGYFIAEDVTAEIDLPPFDKSAVDGFAVRSENLTSASLYNPALLRIIGEVKIGSKPEIVLKSGEAARIDTGAPLPVGADAVIGIEDCNLLGEYVEATKRVTPYANVVRKGEDVKKGEVVLKKGSRLHPWDIALLKGLSVDAVSVFSPVGVALISIGNELGDDISILEKGGIIDTNKTHLLNLLRQYPVNVEDFGIVKDLKEYIEEALSKAASRNQLIITTGGVSVGLRDYTVKVVETLGEVVFHGVAIRPGMPVAFGKIGESLVFMLPGNPVAAYINYKLFVENALLFLFKSNIHSFPITAKLENKIPSTVGYMEFARVKLFREKEVEARLVRRKGSSILSSIVHSDGVVAIPEDSEGLKEGTLVKVYLHTRPWIGVLSMGDRL
- a CDS encoding molybdopterin biosynthesis protein, whose amino-acid sequence is MRRKEFRFLISVEEALEKLYRYYKPKPLGVEEVSIEHALGRVLAEDAQALIDVPHFDRASMDGYAVIAADTLGADEWNPVRLKLIGRIEAGTVPDIEVINGKAVEIATGAVMPKGANAVVIVEHTRETNGFVEIYTSVAPGDNVYKAGSDISFGEVILKKGIVLGYREIGVLASLGYEKVKVYVKPKVAIISTGNELVKPGYKLDYGKVYDVNSYTLAAAVCEGGGIPLLHNIVRDDYEEIKNAILAALKTSDMVITSGSSSAGAGDVIYKILEEIADEEDPGVIVHGLKLKPGKPTIISVIRNKPVFGLPGYPLSALIAYIKVVDPVLRKISLYPFEEHLRLKARIAFSFKPEKGRRNIVPVSLAKRKGDLLAFPILKGSGAISSLLLADGFIEIPENITYLEQGSLCEVRLFSKNVKIPDLYIIGSHCLGLELLLSLMRQKNKFEYRVINVGSMGGLLAIKRGEADIAGIHLLDEETGIYNIPFFVKLNLSRDAVLVKGYYREQGFIVKKNNPKNIYSFKDLLNKDIVFINRSKGSGTRTLIDINLKNIAVEMGISFSDLIQKIRGYSIEAKTHTAVAAAVYYGHVDVGVGARAAAEMYGLDFIPITWEEYDFLIRKASLRQSSVKAFLDVLSSKDFKNMLEKKLSGFKADKDTGEIINI
- a CDS encoding CoA-binding protein gives rise to the protein MGDSNLKFFFRPAAVAIIGASREEEKPGHVILANFIENKRKGLFKGEVYAVNPFVDEVLGLKTYPSVLDIPVQIDLGVIVVPAKVVPKVMEDCGRKKVKGVIIISAGFSEIGNVELEKRVKEIAKHYSVRIIGPNCIGIYDAYGGIDTFFLPMHKTMKDGKKIVSTPRPGKGYISLMSQSGAFGTAALDYMSGENIGISSFVSYGNKADIDEADLLEYFAEDENTRAIMIYAESIDRGRKFIDVASKVSLRKPIIALKAGRTAAGSRAAASHTAAITGVDEIYEAAFKKAGIIRTYSTEEFFDAAKALAFQPPARNKRVGIITDGGGAGVMTTDALEILGMQVPEFTGKTKNKLKELVEDGVIPLFASIGNPVDLTGSATTEMYVKTFRILMDSDQVDIVIVLALHHIPGIADPLELVNAIADEAKKYDKPVIACDIGGSDMAVLVREAFDKKFIPAYSSPERSAHAARALAEYGSYLQKKGVFDDYMRKWKPIASS